In Curtobacterium sp. TC1, the following proteins share a genomic window:
- a CDS encoding MDR family MFS transporter, with the protein MSTATAPVEVSRGRHDSPASTPGKPIMSHRQILLVIYGLMAGMFLSSLDQTIVGTAIRTIGDDLHGLDQQAWVTTAYLIASTITTPIYGKLSDVFGRRPLYIFGIAVFILGSLLSTMSTSMIMLAAFRAFQGIGAGALMSLPLAIMGDILAPRERAKYQGYFLAVFGISSVIGPLIGGLFAGASTILGVTGWRWVFLINVPIGVAALLMVIAFLHLPKFGDAKAKPRIDWWGATSVIATLVPLLLVAEQGRTWGWGSAGAIACYVIGALGLVAFLVIETLMKDDAIIPLKLFRSGTFSMATILGFLVGFAMFGAMLTIPLYLQIVTGLTPTESGFATLPMIGGLMIASIASGQIVARTGRYRIFPVIGTALVSVGYVVLTFMTIDKPLWFLMIGMFLIGLGLGQLMQSITLASQNSVQPRDMGVATSSATFFRQIGGTLGTAVLLSVLFSIMPANILHATADQKNLSGALDAALNPTVATAEANAGVMEQIWNPIVTPVKSQVQSGLDQATAQVTTATAGEPEAVQQQALTAAADKAHASVQDGKLVVDWSDASQRSYWVGELAPELSKQIDEGSGDASSSSSETSDTSYLNGATPALTKPFMTGFNASAVTVYWVGFAVILLAFVLSWFFKAPPLRKSSALQEQADQAGTADDLEVQAVKAADTMGSPTAPVTGSIPVQRDRS; encoded by the coding sequence ATGTCTACTGCCACCGCACCCGTCGAGGTGTCGCGCGGACGACACGACTCCCCGGCCAGCACGCCGGGCAAGCCGATCATGTCGCACCGTCAGATCCTGCTCGTCATCTACGGCCTCATGGCCGGCATGTTCCTGTCGTCGCTCGACCAGACGATCGTCGGCACCGCGATCCGCACCATCGGCGACGACCTGCACGGCCTCGACCAGCAGGCCTGGGTCACGACCGCCTACCTGATCGCGTCGACCATCACGACGCCGATCTACGGCAAGCTCTCCGACGTCTTCGGCCGCCGCCCGCTCTACATCTTCGGCATCGCGGTCTTCATCCTCGGCTCGCTGCTCTCGACGATGTCGACCTCGATGATCATGCTCGCCGCGTTCCGCGCCTTCCAGGGCATCGGTGCCGGTGCGCTGATGTCGCTGCCGCTCGCGATCATGGGGGACATCCTCGCCCCACGTGAGCGCGCGAAGTACCAGGGCTACTTCCTCGCGGTCTTCGGCATCTCGTCCGTCATCGGCCCGCTCATCGGCGGCCTGTTCGCCGGCGCGAGCACGATCCTCGGTGTCACCGGCTGGCGCTGGGTCTTCCTGATCAACGTGCCGATCGGCGTCGCGGCGCTCCTGATGGTCATCGCCTTCCTGCACCTGCCGAAGTTCGGTGACGCCAAGGCGAAGCCGCGCATCGACTGGTGGGGTGCCACCTCGGTCATCGCGACGCTCGTCCCGCTCCTGCTCGTGGCCGAACAGGGCCGTACTTGGGGTTGGGGATCCGCCGGTGCCATCGCCTGCTACGTGATCGGCGCGCTCGGACTCGTCGCCTTCCTGGTGATCGAGACCCTGATGAAGGACGACGCGATCATCCCGCTCAAGCTGTTCCGCTCGGGCACCTTCTCGATGGCCACGATCCTCGGCTTCCTGGTCGGCTTCGCGATGTTCGGCGCCATGCTGACCATCCCGCTGTACCTGCAGATCGTCACGGGGTTGACCCCGACGGAGTCCGGCTTCGCGACCCTGCCGATGATCGGCGGTCTGATGATCGCCTCGATCGCCTCAGGACAGATCGTCGCCCGCACCGGTCGCTACCGGATCTTCCCGGTGATCGGCACGGCCCTGGTCTCGGTCGGCTACGTCGTCCTGACGTTCATGACGATCGACAAGCCGCTCTGGTTCCTGATGATCGGCATGTTCCTGATCGGCCTCGGCCTCGGACAGCTCATGCAGAGCATCACCCTGGCCTCGCAGAACTCCGTGCAGCCGCGTGACATGGGTGTGGCGACGTCGTCCGCCACGTTCTTCCGCCAGATCGGTGGAACGCTCGGCACGGCGGTCCTGCTCAGCGTCCTGTTCTCGATCATGCCGGCGAACATCCTGCACGCCACCGCGGACCAGAAGAACCTGTCGGGTGCGCTCGACGCCGCCCTGAACCCGACCGTCGCCACCGCCGAGGCGAACGCGGGCGTCATGGAGCAGATCTGGAACCCGATCGTCACCCCGGTGAAGTCGCAGGTGCAGTCCGGCCTCGACCAGGCCACGGCGCAGGTCACCACGGCCACGGCCGGTGAGCCGGAGGCCGTGCAGCAGCAGGCCCTCACCGCCGCAGCAGACAAGGCGCACGCCAGCGTGCAGGACGGCAAGCTCGTGGTCGACTGGTCGGACGCCTCGCAGCGCTCGTACTGGGTCGGTGAGCTCGCGCCCGAACTGTCGAAGCAGATCGACGAGGGGTCCGGCGACGCCAGCAGCTCGAGCAGCGAGACGAGCGACACGTCCTACCTCAACGGTGCGACCCCGGCGCTGACCAAGCCGTTCATGACCGGCTTCAACGCGTCGGCCGTGACGGTCTACTGGGTCGGCTTCGCCGTGATCCTGCTCGCGTTCGTCCTCAGCTGGTTCTTCAAGGCACCGCCGCTCCGCAAGAGCTCGGCCCTGCAGGAGCAGGCCGACCAGGCCGGGACCGCTGATGACCTCGAGGTGCAGGCCGTCAAGGCAGCCGACACGATGGGGTCGCCCACGGCACCCGTCACCGGATCGATCCCCGTGCAGCGGGACCGCTCGTAG
- a CDS encoding phosphotransferase, whose product MGRTAWTDVPANLRDRVEQTLGGTVTTTESQAAGWSPGSADRVVTATGRRAFVKTVSRSRNADAFDLHRREARVVAQLPSTVQAPRLLDAFDATVDGDEWVVLVLDDIEGEHPGESLDGRDTAAVLDALDTLPPATGNLRALPRIADDLRHEFSAWDRMLGDPTLADRVAEVVPAHVLTAGPAIARAADRAAALVDGEHLVHADCRADNLLVDGSGVVWVVDWPWASIGAHWLDPLTYLVDTLVRGEDSDVDHHLATHPVFAGLPAATVDAVLAGLAGLFFEHALPPAPPNMPTIRDFQRREGLAAAEWLLRRWDTTPH is encoded by the coding sequence ATGGGGCGAACTGCGTGGACGGACGTGCCGGCGAACCTGCGCGACCGGGTGGAGCAGACCCTCGGCGGAACGGTGACCACCACCGAGTCCCAGGCGGCCGGGTGGTCGCCGGGGAGTGCCGATCGTGTGGTCACGGCCACGGGGCGGCGGGCGTTCGTCAAGACGGTCTCGCGATCGCGGAACGCCGATGCCTTCGACCTGCACCGCCGGGAAGCCCGTGTGGTGGCGCAGCTGCCGTCGACGGTGCAGGCGCCGCGCCTGCTGGACGCCTTCGACGCCACCGTGGACGGCGACGAATGGGTCGTCCTGGTCCTCGACGACATCGAGGGCGAGCACCCCGGGGAATCGCTCGACGGCAGGGACACCGCGGCGGTGCTCGACGCGCTGGACACCCTGCCGCCGGCGACCGGGAATCTCCGTGCCCTCCCCCGGATCGCCGACGACCTGCGCCACGAGTTCAGCGCCTGGGACCGGATGCTCGGTGACCCGACCCTGGCCGACCGGGTGGCCGAGGTCGTGCCGGCACACGTCCTCACCGCCGGACCCGCGATCGCCCGAGCCGCCGACCGAGCAGCGGCACTCGTCGACGGCGAACACCTCGTGCACGCCGACTGCCGTGCCGACAACCTGCTCGTCGACGGTTCCGGGGTCGTCTGGGTCGTGGACTGGCCGTGGGCGAGCATCGGCGCGCACTGGCTCGACCCGCTGACCTACCTGGTCGACACGCTCGTCCGCGGCGAGGACAGCGACGTCGACCACCACCTCGCCACCCACCCGGTGTTCGCCGGCCTGCCCGCCGCGACGGTCGACGCCGTCCTCGCTGGTCTCGCCGGACTGTTCTTCGAGCACGCGCTGCCGCCGGCACCGCCGAACATGCCGACCATCCGCGACTTCCAACGCCGCGAGGGCCTGGCCGCGGCGGAGTGGTTGCTCCGCCGGTGGGACACGACACCGCACTGA
- a CDS encoding flotillin family protein: MEVLFALGAIPLVIVGIIVLAVIALIYAKVVYRNAGADEALIITGKRSRKVKNDDGTETVESGIKVVLGAGVLVRPFFEKVAKLSLSSRAIDINVNAQDSRGVTIDVEAVALVKVGETDASIRAAAQRFLGQEKKIDDFAREVLSGSLRASIGATDVSTIIRNRDQLTVAVLDVAKDALHSQGLDVDSFEIKGISDRNEYISDLGRAERARVRLEAENAEAQADREAREARATADQAIAEAENTLAIRRAALQLDADRASAEAAAAGPLAQARAAQGVVEQEQITAQKRAELRRAELESEVSAVAEAQARKTRVEAEAAAGAQVETARAQAEARRISAEAIAAEAKAESEARKLAADASRAEGEAAADAIRAKGQAEADATKAQADALAQHSEAVLRVKAIETLPSIARELAAPMGNIDKLTVVSSDGAGALSKSVVSQFSEVDALLGTTAGFTLSDIVKSATTGQAAARAVVREQSTGVVEPTE; the protein is encoded by the coding sequence ATGGAAGTCCTGTTCGCGCTCGGAGCCATCCCGCTGGTCATCGTGGGGATCATCGTCCTCGCCGTGATCGCGCTGATCTACGCGAAGGTCGTGTACCGCAACGCCGGCGCCGACGAAGCACTCATCATCACCGGCAAGCGCTCGCGCAAGGTCAAGAACGACGACGGCACCGAGACCGTCGAGTCCGGCATCAAGGTCGTCCTCGGCGCCGGCGTCCTGGTCCGGCCGTTCTTCGAGAAGGTCGCGAAGCTCTCGCTCAGCTCGCGGGCGATCGACATCAACGTCAACGCGCAGGACTCCCGCGGCGTGACGATCGACGTCGAAGCGGTCGCGCTCGTCAAGGTCGGCGAGACCGACGCCTCGATCCGGGCGGCCGCGCAGCGCTTCCTCGGGCAGGAGAAGAAGATCGACGACTTCGCGCGCGAGGTCCTGTCGGGTTCGCTCCGTGCGTCGATCGGTGCGACCGACGTGTCCACGATCATCCGCAACCGCGACCAGCTCACCGTCGCGGTGCTCGATGTGGCGAAGGACGCCCTGCACAGCCAGGGCCTCGACGTCGACTCCTTCGAGATCAAGGGCATCTCGGACCGCAACGAGTACATCAGCGACCTCGGTCGTGCCGAGCGCGCCCGCGTCCGGCTCGAGGCGGAGAACGCCGAGGCGCAGGCCGACCGCGAAGCGCGAGAGGCCCGTGCCACTGCGGACCAGGCCATCGCCGAAGCCGAGAACACCCTGGCGATCCGTCGTGCCGCGCTGCAGCTCGACGCCGACCGTGCGTCGGCCGAGGCCGCAGCCGCCGGGCCGCTCGCCCAGGCCCGTGCGGCGCAGGGCGTCGTCGAGCAGGAGCAGATCACCGCGCAGAAGCGTGCAGAACTGCGCCGTGCCGAGCTCGAGTCCGAGGTCTCCGCCGTCGCCGAGGCGCAGGCGCGCAAGACCCGTGTCGAGGCCGAAGCGGCCGCCGGTGCCCAGGTCGAGACCGCTCGTGCCCAGGCCGAGGCCCGTCGCATCTCGGCCGAGGCGATCGCCGCCGAGGCGAAGGCCGAGTCCGAGGCCCGGAAGCTGGCCGCCGACGCCTCCCGTGCCGAGGGTGAGGCAGCTGCCGACGCGATCCGTGCCAAGGGTCAGGCCGAGGCGGACGCCACGAAGGCCCAGGCCGACGCACTCGCGCAGCACTCCGAGGCCGTCCTGCGTGTCAAGGCCATCGAGACGTTGCCGAGCATCGCCCGCGAGCTCGCGGCGCCGATGGGCAACATCGACAAGCTGACCGTGGTGTCCTCCGACGGCGCCGGCGCGCTGTCGAAGAGCGTCGTGAGCCAGTTCAGCGAGGTCGACGCCCTGCTCGGGACGACCGCCGGGTTCACCTTGAGCGACATCGTCAAGAGCGCGACGACGGGGCAGGCCGCAGCCCGGGCCGTCGTCCGCGAGCAGTCCACCGGCGTCGTGGAGCCAACGGAGTAG
- the nadE gene encoding ammonia-dependent NAD(+) synthetase, which yields MRELQAAIAADLNVQPTIEPEQEIARRVGFLRDYLLTTGAKGFLLAISGGQDSTLAGRLTQLAVESLRAEGHPAEFTTVRMPYRVQADEDDAQLALQFIAADPGITVNIEHGVDGVMQDTAASGVELSDFVKGNVKARMRMVAQYAVAGQRGLLVVGTDHAAEAVTGFFTKYGDGGVDLTPLTGLSKSQGRQLLEHLGAPARLYEKAPTADLLDETPGQTDEANLGLSYAEIDAYLQGHDVPLEVAEAIEVRYRATEHKRQVPATPFDDWWRAGA from the coding sequence GTGCGTGAACTCCAAGCCGCCATCGCCGCGGACCTCAACGTCCAGCCGACCATCGAGCCGGAGCAGGAGATCGCCCGCCGTGTCGGGTTCCTCCGCGACTACCTGCTCACGACCGGCGCGAAGGGGTTCCTGCTCGCCATCAGCGGCGGCCAGGACTCCACGCTCGCCGGGCGCCTGACCCAGCTCGCCGTCGAGTCGCTCCGCGCCGAGGGGCACCCCGCCGAGTTCACCACCGTCCGCATGCCGTACCGCGTGCAGGCTGATGAGGACGACGCCCAGCTCGCCCTGCAGTTCATCGCGGCCGACCCGGGCATCACCGTCAACATCGAGCACGGCGTCGACGGCGTCATGCAGGACACCGCTGCCTCCGGCGTCGAGCTGAGCGACTTCGTGAAGGGCAACGTCAAGGCCCGGATGCGCATGGTCGCCCAGTACGCCGTCGCCGGCCAGCGCGGGCTGCTCGTCGTCGGGACCGACCACGCGGCCGAGGCGGTGACCGGCTTCTTCACGAAGTACGGCGACGGCGGCGTCGACCTCACGCCGCTCACCGGCCTGTCGAAGAGCCAGGGGCGGCAGCTGCTCGAGCACCTCGGCGCCCCAGCCCGGCTGTACGAGAAGGCCCCCACCGCGGACCTGCTCGACGAGACGCCCGGCCAGACCGACGAGGCGAACCTCGGGCTGTCCTACGCCGAGATCGACGCCTACCTGCAGGGGCACGACGTGCCGCTCGAGGTCGCCGAGGCGATCGAGGTGCGCTACCGCGCGACCGAGCACAAGCGCCAGGTCCCGGCGACGCCCTTCGACGACTGGTGGCGTGCGGGCGCGTAG
- a CDS encoding MarR family winged helix-turn-helix transcriptional regulator translates to MQAPDFTTPLELMRWIGWAQRKAADEWVRDRDLTREQSFVLGYLQQNPGAIQRDIAEITRTSAASVSSLLQGLERRGLVERRPDATNGRTKTVHATPAGTDLIAGFTDAMVALDDTLLAPLDPDERATLQRLLQKVTAELAPPTR, encoded by the coding sequence ATGCAGGCACCGGACTTCACCACCCCGCTCGAACTCATGCGGTGGATCGGATGGGCACAGCGCAAGGCGGCCGACGAGTGGGTCCGCGATCGGGACCTCACCCGCGAGCAGAGCTTCGTGCTCGGGTACCTGCAGCAGAACCCCGGGGCGATCCAACGCGACATCGCCGAGATCACCCGGACCAGCGCGGCCAGCGTCTCGAGCCTCCTGCAGGGCCTCGAGCGGCGCGGCCTCGTCGAACGACGCCCCGACGCCACGAACGGCCGGACGAAGACCGTGCACGCCACCCCGGCGGGCACCGACCTCATCGCCGGCTTCACCGACGCGATGGTCGCCCTCGACGACACCCTGCTCGCACCACTCGACCCCGACGAACGGGCCACCCTGCAGCGTCTGCTGCAGAAGGTGACCGCGGAGCTCGCTCCGCCGACGCGGTAG
- a CDS encoding MATE family efflux transporter produces MTTTTPENTAAATNRWYLSAAPIARALVHLCVPMAAAMVVSALYNVINAGFIGAQHDTSLLAAITFGTPLLGIVMAVGGVFGVGGSALMSRLLGASEHDPAKAQDIKHVASFALWGAVVTGAVLAVVGLVFLRPLVAVLGADAAAVPATSEYVAVMLAFVPVLASSFALEQIVRSEGAARQAMIGLVLSTIGNLVFDVLFILVLHWGVGGAALAVGLANVVSIAYWVTWLQRNSDNVSFAPKWFTLRADVLKPVFGIGVGELLQSAFLIVTTLVLNNLAAAYGDDPLAAMGVAVRIAQVPEFLVMGVTIGVLPLLAYAFGKGDAARLRAALRGAAVTVGAIVLVFSGAVFTFREQVFTIFSGDHSVLAIGLTILTAQLVAAIVNGFTGLLTSLFQATGMVLPAMVLSLAQGVLFIPIVIFGNVWFGLAGIIWALTVTEVIVFVAALVLWLASRGKIARGLAAGSEERADAALAEAPAA; encoded by the coding sequence ATGACCACCACGACCCCCGAGAACACCGCCGCGGCCACGAACCGCTGGTACCTCTCCGCCGCCCCGATCGCCCGGGCCCTCGTGCACCTGTGCGTGCCGATGGCCGCCGCGATGGTCGTCAGCGCCCTGTACAACGTCATCAACGCCGGCTTCATCGGCGCGCAGCACGACACGTCGCTCCTCGCCGCGATCACCTTCGGCACCCCGCTGCTCGGCATCGTCATGGCCGTCGGCGGCGTGTTCGGTGTCGGCGGCAGCGCCCTGATGTCGCGCCTGCTCGGTGCCTCGGAACACGACCCCGCCAAGGCCCAGGACATCAAGCACGTCGCCTCGTTCGCGCTGTGGGGCGCCGTCGTCACCGGCGCGGTCCTGGCCGTCGTCGGGCTCGTGTTCCTGCGACCGCTCGTCGCGGTGCTCGGCGCCGACGCCGCAGCGGTCCCCGCGACGAGCGAGTACGTCGCCGTGATGCTCGCGTTCGTCCCGGTGCTCGCGTCGTCGTTCGCGCTCGAGCAGATCGTCCGCTCCGAGGGTGCTGCGCGCCAGGCGATGATCGGCCTGGTCCTGTCGACCATCGGGAACCTGGTGTTCGACGTGCTGTTCATCCTCGTGCTGCACTGGGGCGTCGGCGGTGCCGCACTGGCCGTCGGACTCGCGAACGTCGTGTCGATCGCCTACTGGGTGACCTGGCTGCAGCGGAACAGCGACAACGTCAGCTTCGCCCCGAAGTGGTTCACCCTCCGTGCCGACGTCCTGAAGCCCGTCTTCGGCATCGGCGTCGGCGAACTGCTGCAGTCGGCCTTCCTGATCGTCACCACACTCGTGCTCAACAACCTCGCCGCCGCGTACGGCGACGACCCGCTCGCCGCCATGGGTGTCGCGGTCCGCATCGCGCAGGTCCCGGAGTTCCTGGTGATGGGCGTCACGATCGGCGTCCTGCCGCTGCTCGCCTACGCGTTCGGCAAGGGCGACGCCGCACGGCTCCGGGCCGCCCTGCGCGGAGCCGCCGTCACGGTCGGCGCGATCGTCCTCGTGTTCTCCGGCGCGGTGTTCACGTTCCGCGAGCAGGTCTTCACGATCTTCTCCGGTGACCACTCCGTGCTCGCGATCGGCCTGACGATCCTGACGGCGCAGCTCGTCGCCGCGATCGTGAACGGGTTCACGGGGCTGCTCACCTCGCTGTTCCAGGCGACCGGCATGGTGCTGCCCGCGATGGTGCTGTCACTGGCGCAGGGCGTGCTGTTCATCCCGATCGTGATCTTCGGCAACGTGTGGTTCGGGCTCGCCGGGATCATCTGGGCGCTCACCGTCACCGAGGTCATCGTGTTCGTGGCCGCCCTCGTGCTGTGGCTGGCATCACGCGGGAAGATCGCGCGTGGCCTGGCCGCCGGCAGCGAGGAGCGGGCGGACGCCGCGCTCGCGGAGGCGCCCGCCGCGTAG
- a CDS encoding copper resistance protein CopC, which yields MRTGRTTAASLAIVIGALFAILGVQPASAHSALTSSTPADGAVVTEPLDRVDLTFREAPLAGLDAGLRIQVTDADGTDVSTGDVTVSGMTMGKAVDLEDGAYTVLWRYVSPDGHPIDGSYGFEYRAAVATPSVTTSPTAEPVSPSPTSSATATGASDGAPESAPGIAPGVWVALGAGTVLAAGAVVVLLLRRGGRGRGRA from the coding sequence ATGCGGACAGGACGAACGACGGCAGCTTCCCTCGCGATCGTCATCGGTGCGTTGTTCGCGATCCTCGGGGTCCAGCCGGCATCGGCGCACTCGGCGTTGACGAGCAGCACGCCCGCTGACGGCGCGGTCGTCACCGAGCCGCTCGACCGGGTCGATCTGACGTTCAGAGAGGCTCCGCTGGCGGGTCTCGACGCTGGACTGCGGATCCAGGTCACCGACGCCGACGGCACCGACGTGTCGACGGGCGACGTGACCGTGTCCGGGATGACGATGGGCAAGGCCGTCGACCTCGAGGACGGCGCGTACACGGTGCTCTGGCGGTACGTGTCGCCGGACGGGCACCCGATCGACGGCTCGTACGGGTTCGAGTACCGGGCCGCGGTCGCGACACCGTCCGTGACGACTTCGCCGACGGCGGAACCGGTGTCTCCGTCTCCGACGTCGTCCGCGACGGCCACCGGGGCCTCGGACGGTGCCCCTGAGTCCGCGCCCGGGATCGCGCCCGGCGTGTGGGTCGCGCTCGGCGCCGGCACGGTCCTCGCCGCTGGTGCCGTCGTCGTGCTCCTCCTGCGCCGCGGCGGCCGCGGCCGCGGTCGCGCGTAG
- a CDS encoding alpha/beta hydrolase yields the protein MEILFVHGALVRDGAWWWQPTADLLHSRTGIRSRAVALPSCGEGPAGHPEGGLAEDAAALRAALGDSDGAILVGHSYGGTVIAEAGRHDAVAQLLYVSSYLPDVGSAQAGIMADEPDPVSIGPAGDGVLAVAGYDAASFGARFLQDADTSTQRAAWARVTAQSAGAFVTPTTAAGWQDVDSTYLVCTEDRSTTVGLQRAHAARATRSVDVPTGHHPFITRPDLVVEQLEPLLDAATA from the coding sequence ATGGAGATCCTCTTCGTCCACGGCGCCCTCGTCCGCGACGGTGCCTGGTGGTGGCAGCCCACCGCCGACCTGCTGCACAGCCGCACCGGAATCCGCAGTCGGGCGGTCGCCCTGCCGTCCTGCGGCGAGGGACCGGCGGGACACCCCGAGGGCGGGCTCGCCGAGGACGCAGCCGCCCTGCGCGCCGCCCTCGGCGACAGCGACGGGGCGATCCTCGTCGGACACTCCTACGGCGGCACCGTGATCGCCGAGGCCGGACGCCACGACGCCGTCGCACAGCTGCTGTACGTGTCCTCGTACCTGCCCGACGTCGGCTCCGCGCAGGCCGGCATCATGGCCGACGAGCCCGACCCCGTGTCGATCGGTCCGGCCGGTGACGGAGTCCTGGCCGTCGCCGGTTACGACGCTGCGTCCTTCGGTGCACGCTTCCTGCAGGATGCCGACACGAGCACGCAACGCGCCGCCTGGGCCCGGGTGACCGCTCAGTCGGCGGGGGCGTTCGTGACGCCGACGACGGCAGCCGGGTGGCAGGACGTCGACTCGACCTACCTCGTCTGCACCGAGGACCGCAGCACCACGGTCGGACTACAGCGCGCGCACGCGGCGCGCGCGACGCGCAGCGTCGACGTGCCGACCGGGCACCACCCGTTCATCACGCGGCCCGACCTGGTCGTCGAGCAGCTGGAGCCGCTGCTCGACGCTGCCACCGCCTGA
- the argG gene encoding argininosuccinate synthase gives MSKVLSSLPVGERVGIAFSGGLDTSCAVAWMREKGAIPCTYTADIGQYDEPDIDAVPSRAHEYGAEIARLVDAKSALVEEGLVALQTGAFHIRSGGKTYFNTTPLGRAVTGTMLVRAMKEDGVDIWGDGSTYKGNDIERFYRYGLMANPRLRVYKPWLDSEFVEELGGRKEMSEWLVARGFPYRDSTEKAYSTDANIWGATHEAKSLEELSSGLDIVEPIMGVAAWRDDVEVATEIVSIRFEAGRPVAINGEDYTDAVALVYEANAIGGRHGLGASDQIENRIIEAKSRGIYEAPGMALLHIAYERLLNAIHNEDTVASYHNEGRRLGRLMYEGRWLDPQSLMLRESLQRWVASAVTGEVTLRLRRGDDYTILDTTGPALSYHPDKLSMERVGDAAFGPDDRIGQLTMRNLDIADSRSRLEQYAAAGLIGGATAELVGELEAGESEEILGGAVIASDAEDALGRRTDLASEGAAFDSGTD, from the coding sequence GTGTCCAAGGTCCTGAGCAGTCTCCCCGTCGGCGAACGAGTCGGCATCGCGTTCTCAGGGGGTCTCGACACCTCCTGCGCCGTTGCCTGGATGCGCGAGAAGGGGGCGATCCCCTGCACGTACACGGCTGACATCGGTCAGTACGACGAGCCGGACATCGACGCCGTCCCGAGCCGCGCCCACGAGTACGGCGCCGAGATCGCCCGCCTGGTCGACGCGAAGAGCGCCCTGGTGGAAGAAGGCCTCGTCGCCCTGCAGACCGGCGCCTTCCACATCCGCTCCGGCGGCAAGACCTACTTCAACACGACGCCCCTCGGTCGTGCGGTGACGGGCACGATGCTCGTCCGCGCTATGAAGGAGGACGGCGTCGACATCTGGGGCGACGGCTCCACCTACAAGGGCAACGACATCGAGCGGTTCTACCGCTACGGCCTGATGGCGAACCCGCGGCTGCGCGTCTACAAGCCGTGGCTCGACTCCGAGTTCGTCGAGGAGCTCGGCGGCCGCAAGGAGATGAGCGAGTGGCTCGTCGCCCGCGGCTTCCCGTACCGCGACTCCACCGAGAAGGCGTACTCGACCGACGCCAACATCTGGGGCGCCACGCACGAGGCGAAGAGCCTCGAGGAGCTCTCCAGCGGCCTGGACATCGTCGAGCCGATCATGGGCGTCGCCGCCTGGCGTGACGACGTCGAGGTCGCCACCGAGATCGTGAGCATCCGCTTCGAGGCCGGACGCCCCGTCGCGATCAACGGCGAGGACTACACGGACGCCGTCGCGCTCGTCTACGAGGCGAACGCGATCGGCGGTCGTCACGGCCTCGGCGCATCTGACCAGATCGAGAACCGCATCATCGAGGCGAAGAGCCGCGGCATCTACGAGGCACCGGGCATGGCCCTGCTGCACATCGCGTACGAGCGGCTGCTCAACGCGATCCACAACGAGGACACCGTCGCGTCGTACCACAACGAGGGTCGCCGGCTCGGGCGCCTGATGTACGAGGGCCGTTGGCTCGACCCGCAGTCGCTCATGCTCCGCGAGTCCCTGCAGCGCTGGGTCGCGTCGGCCGTCACCGGCGAGGTCACGCTGCGCCTGCGTCGCGGCGACGACTACACGATCCTCGACACCACGGGTCCGGCGCTGTCGTACCACCCCGACAAGCTCTCGATGGAGCGGGTCGGCGACGCCGCGTTCGGTCCGGACGACCGCATCGGTCAGCTGACGATGCGCAACCTCGACATCGCGGACTCCCGCTCAAGGCTCGAGCAGTACGCGGCCGCCGGTCTCATCGGCGGTGCGACGGCCGAGCTCGTCGGCGAGCTCGAGGCAGGCGAGTCCGAGGAGATCCTCGGCGGCGCCGTCATCGCCTCGGACGCCGAGGACGCGCTCGGTCGTCGGACGGACCTCGCCTCCGAGGGCGCGGCCTTCGACTCCGGCACCGACTGA